The proteins below come from a single Takifugu flavidus isolate HTHZ2018 chromosome 6, ASM371156v2, whole genome shotgun sequence genomic window:
- the rps3a gene encoding 40S ribosomal protein S3a codes for MAVGKNKRLTKGGKKGAKKKIVDPFSKKDWYDVKAPAMFNIRNLGKTLVTRTQGTRIASDGLKGRVYEVSLADLQNDEVAFRKFKLIAEDVQGKNCLTNFHGMDLTRDKMCSMVKKWQTMIEAHVDVKTTDGYLLRLFCVGFTKRRNNQIRKTSYAQHQQVRQIRKKMMEIMTREVQTNDLKEVVNKLIPDSIGKDIEKACQSIYPLHDVYVRKVKMLKKPKFELGKLMELHGEGGAGSAAKAPGDDTGAKVERADGYEPPIQESV; via the exons ATGGCAGTCGGCAAGAATAAGAGGCTGACCAAAGGCGGCAAAAAAGGTGCCAAAAAGAAGAT TGTGGACCCTTTCTCCAAGAAGGACTGGTATGATGTCAAGGCACCAGCCATGTTCAACATCCGCAATCTGGGCAAGACCTTGGTCACTAGGACTCAGGGAACCA GAATCGCCTCAGATGGTCTCAAGGGGCGCGTGTATGAGGTGAGCCTTGCTGACCTGCAGAACGATGAGGTGGCTTTCCGTAAGTTCAAACTCATCGCCGAGGATGTTCAGGGCAAGAACTGTCTCACCAACTTCCACGGCATGGACCTGACTCGTGACAAGATGTGCTCCATGGTGAAGAAGTGGCAG acCATGATCGAAGCCCATGTGGATGTAAAGACCACCGATGGCTACCTTCTGCGTCTGTTCTGTGTTGGCTTCACAAAGAGGCGCAACAACCAGATCAGAAAAACATCCTACGCCCAGCACCAGCAGGTCCGCCAGATCCGcaagaagatgatggagatcATGACCCGCGAAGTTCAGACCAATGACTTGAAGGAAGTTGTCAACAAGCT GATCCCCGACAGTATTGGCAAGGACATCGAGAAGGCCTGCCAGTCCATCTACCCCCTACACGACGTTTACGTCCGCAAGGTCAAGATGCTCAAGAAGCCCAAGTTTGAAT TGGGCAAACTGATGGAGCTCCACGGTGAAGGTGGTGCAGGCAGTGCTGCAAAGGCACCTGGTGATGACACTGGAGCCAAGGTGGAGAGGGCTGATGGCTATGAGCCCCCAATCCAGGAGTCAGTTTAG
- the sh3d19 gene encoding SH3 domain-containing protein 19 — MAEARSVEEAKGRGDVRDVRIRNHRAADPPESPKSDYLPLRRPQITVISAEPLDRDVWFSGTTVVFPPSPPPLWSVDIEPVPQPPPSYDQAVQGKTWEEHGERPTAAPRRASGATASATQANLVKGTTSASVPEGSAAPKERPAGKPPQKPPRPSLPKSGVRKASPKNAAPTDEELEATLASSAGTSKKPIDGGLSVNHHHPSESPACTRSVTVHWNSTEEPLTVAPPPPEHSQAPVPLPRSKQRKQPPAEENQGQILVQLGEDCDTLRSDPGETASNKYLNELLEVFSLSNEREENSHSADGVREGEDAGGDMSHNHRNIRDRIQAFESSAEASEPAKPDPEPRKVTTRPPVATKPSVAIRPLFNHSVDDDSQNVSHVNNPPAPAPKPQPPKKPVGLAIKGELETLHSKGSISNRSHPPKLTRSSCVFDEDPLPVPPLKLAKEPLKPNLNINNHNSTTVLQNQNEDSPSNNVPVNRSSFAKQSGTRRPTTIRIPNMSQDNPPPLPARKPVGELVLPPRRLNKTKSLPPRPPPAKSGPGGPPPPSIQSTGRSKSASWDTPAKNQSHRKGPVLPPRPNPGHRLYNKYTLQLPHGIAAINYGGSQSEELSFQKNEVLVLIEEIDLDTYECQIGDERGRVHKSHMKIITPLNSVGDSPPPQYTDCGLTVQAVYDFSPEGPGELSLRAGDVVTMVEQVDTEWYTGTCRGTTGFFPITYVKILSNSPRTLPARKTKPPAATVSGPRCVARFDFEGEHGDELTFSEGDVIQLKAYVGQDWARGQLGTLIGIFPLNFVEVIEDLPPPPSQQHLQPNKASEAAKPAQAGAEWVVALYDFAGNSEGDLSFQQGDRIQISRHMDGGWSCGRLDGREGIFPTAFVESAGPQPPEDRTEATAALRGRALYDFSSDSDEELSLQVGDIITNLESIDEEWFVGDLRGKRALVPKNYIQVL; from the exons ATGGCCGAGGCCCGAAGCGTGGAGGAGGCGAAGGGGCGCGGAGATGTGCGGGATGTCCGGATCAGGAACCACAGAGCGGCAG ATCCTCCTGAAAGTCCCAAATCAGATTATCTACCGCTGAG aCGGCCGCAGATCACCGTCATCTCGGCAGAACCTCTGGACAGGGACGTTTGGTTCTCTGGAACCACTGTGGTTttcccaccttctcctcctccactttggTCTGTGGACATAGAGCCCGTTCCTCAG CCCCCACCATCCTATGATCAGGCGGTTCAAGGAAAGACCTGGGAAGAACACGGAGAGAGGCCCACTGCAGCCCCCCGTCGGGCCTCTGGCGCCACAGCAAGTGCTACCCAGGCTAACCTGGTGAAGGGGACCACCTCCGCCAGTGTCCCAGAGGGCAGTGCTGCTCCAAAGGAAAGACCAGCTG GTAAACCGCCGCAGAAACCCCCGAGACCGTCGCTGCCGAAGTCAGGGGTCAGAAAAGCAAGTCCTAAAAATGCTGCCCCCACGGATGAAGAGTTAGAGGCAACTCTTGcatcatctgcaggaacgtCCAAAAAGCCGATTGATGGCGGATTGTCTGTAaatcaccatcatccatcagagTCTCCAGCGTGCACCAGATCGGTCACAGTGCACTGGAACAGTACTGAGGAGCCTTTGACTgttgctcctccacctccggaACACAGTCAAGCACCTGTTCCACTTCCACGTTCCAAACAACGGAAACAGCCCCCAGCAGAGGAGAACCAGGGTCAGATTTTAGTCCAGCTCGGCGAGGATTGTGATACCCTTCGATCGGATCCAGGAGAAACCGCCTCAAATAAGTATTTAaatgagctgctggaggtgtttAGCCTGAGCAACGAGCGCGAGGAGAACAGCCACTCTGCAGACGGCGTAAGGGAAGGTGAGGATGCTGGTGGCGACATGAGCCACAATCATCGCAACATCCGGGACCGGATCCAGGCCTTTGAGAGCTCAGCGGAGGCCAGTGAGCCGGCTAAACCAGATCCTGAACCCAGGAAGGTTACAACCAGACCCCCAGTTGCTACTAAACCTTCGGTAGCAATCAGACCTCTGTTCAACCACAGTGTGGATGACGACAGTCAAAATGTGTCGCATGTCAACAACCCCCCTGCACCAGCCCCCAAACCCCAGCCCCCTAAGAAACCCGTGGGCCTGGCCATTAAAGGAGAACTAGAGACTTTACACAGCAAAGGCTCCATCTCGAACAGATCACATCCTCCTAAACTGACCAGATCCAGCTGCGTGTTTGATGAGGACCCTTTGCCGGTACCTCCGCTCAAGCTTGCCAAAGAACCGCTAAAACCTAACCTTAACATAAACAACCACAACTCCACCACTGTGCTCCAGAATCAGAATGAGGACAGTCCGTCAA ATAACGTCCCAGTCAACAGAAGCTCTTTTGCCAAACAGAGTGGAACACGGAGACCGACGACTATCCGGATCCCCA ACATGAGTCAGGAcaacccccctcctcttcctgctcggAAACCAGTCGGGGAGTTAGTGCTGCCACCCCG GAGACTGAATAAAACCAAATCCCTTCCTCCCCGCCCGCCTCCAGCCAAATCAGGCCCGGGAGGACCGCCCCCGCCCAGCATTCAGAGCACAGGGCGATCCAAATCGGCGTCATGGGACACTCCAGCAAAAAACCAGTCCCATAGGAAAGGCCCGGTCCTGCCTCCCAGGCCCAACCCGGGCCACCGTCTCTACAACAAATACACT CTTCAACTCCCACATGGGATCGCTGCCATCAACTACGGTGGCAGTCAGTCAGAAGAGCTGTCATTCCAG AAAAACGAGGTGCTGGTGCTGATAGAGGAGATTGACCTCGACACGTACGAGTGTCAGATCGGCGACGAGAGAGGAAGAGTCCACAAGTCACACATGAAGATCATTACCCCCCTCAACTCTGTGGGGGATTCGCCACCACCACAG TACACTGACTGTGGGCTCACTGTACAGGCTGTATATGATTTCAGTCCAG AAGGTCCAGGAGAGCTGAGTCTGAGAGCAGGAGATGTTGTGACCATGGTGGAGCAGGTGGACACAGAGTGGTACACAGGAACCTGCAGAGGGACGACTGGGTTCTTCCCCATCACTTATGTCAAAATCCTG tCAAATTCACCCCGAACTCTTCCTGCACGGAAAACAAagccaccagcagcaacagtcag CGGTCCCAGATGTGTGGCGAGGTTCGACTTTGAGGGGGAGCATGGGGATGAGCTGACGTTCTCTGAAGGGGACGTGATCCAGCTGAAGGCCTACGTGGGACAGGACTGGGCCCGGGGACAGTTGGGCACCTTAATCGGCATTTTCCCTCTTAACTTTGTCGAGGTCATTGAAGATCTGCCTCCACCTCCAAGCCAGCAGCATTTGCAGCCCAACAAAGCGTCCGAGGCCGCCAaacctgctcag GCTGGAGCCGAATGGGTGGTGGCTCTGTATGACTTTGCTGGAAATTCAGAAGGAGACCTGTCCTTTCAGCAGGGAGATCGCATTCAGATCAGCCGGCacatggatggtgggtggagctGCGGTCGCCTGGATGGCAGGGAGGGGATTTTCCCCACAGCCTTTGTTGAGAGCGCAG GCCCCCAGCCTCCTGAAGACAGGACTGAAGCCACTGCTGCTCTAAGAGGCAGAGCTTTGTATGACTTTTCCTCAGACAGTGATGAGGAACTCTCCCTGCAG GTTGGGGATATAATAACCAATCTGGAGTCCATCGACGAAGAATGGTTCGTGGGCGACTTGAGAGGGAAACGGGCGCTGGTTCCCAAGAATTACATCCAAGTACTTTAA